In the genome of Kitasatospora cathayae, one region contains:
- a CDS encoding sugar ABC transporter substrate-binding protein yields MTSPARSSARRIAALLTGLLLLAPAATGCGDRTGSGPSGGEVTAITALDYYTDQAEHAQWGDLLTACGRTVGVRVEQTSVPGASLVPKVLQQASSRTLPDLLMLDNPDLQQIARTGALAPLDGYGIDADGFAPGIASAGSYQGKLYGLAPNVSTVALIYNKDMLAEAGVAVPRTWDELKAAAATLTRPGRYGMAVDANATFEGTWQFLPFLWSNGGDERQLDTPQAAQALQLWVDLVNSGSMSKSVLNWTQADVHDQFVAGRTAMMINGPWRIPALEQDADLHWGVAPVPVPRLGQSPVTPLGGEVWTVPQNPSKARQQKAAQVLACLNSPSNMLTLAQEHHTVPSRTAVAAQHVEANPSMAAFAQSVAVARARTSELGVEWPKAATGIYTAIQSALTGEQTPEEALSHAQQTATGR; encoded by the coding sequence ATGACCTCACCGGCCAGATCGTCGGCTCGGCGGATCGCCGCCCTCCTGACCGGGCTCCTCCTCCTGGCGCCGGCCGCCACCGGATGCGGTGACCGCACCGGTTCCGGGCCGTCCGGGGGCGAGGTCACCGCCATCACCGCGCTCGACTACTACACCGACCAGGCCGAACACGCCCAGTGGGGCGACCTGCTCACCGCGTGCGGGCGGACGGTCGGGGTGCGGGTCGAGCAGACGAGCGTCCCGGGGGCGTCCCTGGTCCCCAAGGTCCTGCAGCAGGCGTCCTCACGGACCCTCCCCGACCTGCTGATGCTCGACAACCCCGACCTGCAGCAGATCGCCCGGACCGGCGCACTGGCCCCGCTGGACGGCTACGGCATCGACGCCGACGGCTTCGCCCCGGGCATCGCGTCGGCGGGCAGCTACCAGGGCAAGCTGTACGGGCTGGCCCCCAACGTCAGCACCGTCGCCCTGATCTACAACAAGGACATGCTCGCCGAGGCCGGCGTCGCCGTCCCGAGGACCTGGGACGAACTGAAGGCGGCCGCGGCTACGTTGACCCGCCCCGGGCGCTACGGCATGGCGGTCGACGCGAACGCCACCTTCGAGGGCACTTGGCAGTTCCTGCCCTTCCTGTGGTCCAACGGCGGCGACGAACGGCAGTTGGACACCCCCCAGGCCGCGCAGGCGCTCCAGCTCTGGGTCGACCTGGTGAACAGCGGCTCCATGTCGAAGTCGGTGCTGAACTGGACCCAGGCCGACGTCCACGACCAGTTCGTCGCCGGACGGACGGCCATGATGATCAACGGCCCATGGCGCATCCCGGCCCTGGAGCAGGACGCCGACCTGCACTGGGGAGTGGCTCCCGTCCCGGTCCCCCGGCTGGGGCAGTCCCCGGTCACCCCGCTCGGCGGCGAGGTGTGGACCGTCCCGCAGAACCCTTCCAAAGCCCGGCAGCAGAAGGCCGCCCAGGTCCTCGCTTGCCTGAACTCCCCGTCGAACATGCTCACCCTGGCCCAGGAGCACCACACCGTGCCCTCCCGCACCGCAGTGGCCGCCCAGCATGTTGAGGCGAACCCGTCGATGGCCGCCTTCGCCCAGAGCGTGGCGGTGGCGCGCGCCCGTACCAGCGAGCTCGGCGTCGAGTGGCCCAAGGCGGCGACGGGGATCTACACCGCGATCCAGTCCGCGCTGACGGGCGAACAGACGCCGGAGGAAGCCCTCAGCCATGCGCAGCAGACCGCCACAGGCCGCTGA
- a CDS encoding Dps family protein yields MNSQPHLHQHGAEIQEFGTVTQLPIALSHDARQYSCQRLNRVLADTQFLYSLYKKCHWGMRGPTAYQLHLLFDKHAQEQLELVDALAERVQTLGGVAVGDPRHAALITGVPRPPDGVEGVHSMLSRLLDAHETILADVRDAATRTAELGDDGTQDLLVSQIIRTGETQVWFLAEHLVVTPETGA; encoded by the coding sequence ATGAACAGCCAGCCACACCTCCACCAACACGGCGCGGAGATCCAGGAGTTCGGGACCGTCACCCAGCTGCCGATCGCGCTCTCCCACGACGCCCGGCAGTACTCGTGCCAGCGGCTCAACCGCGTCCTCGCGGACACCCAGTTCCTGTACTCGCTGTACAAGAAGTGCCACTGGGGCATGCGCGGGCCGACCGCCTACCAGCTGCACCTGCTTTTCGACAAGCATGCCCAGGAGCAGCTGGAGCTGGTCGACGCGCTCGCCGAACGGGTCCAGACGCTCGGTGGCGTCGCCGTGGGCGACCCCCGGCACGCCGCGCTGATCACCGGGGTGCCGCGCCCGCCGGACGGCGTGGAGGGCGTGCACTCGATGCTCTCGCGCCTGCTCGACGCCCACGAGACCATCCTCGCCGACGTCCGCGACGCCGCCACCCGCACGGCGGAGCTCGGCGACGACGGTACCCAGGACCTCCTGGTCTCCCAGATCATCCGAACCGGCGAGACCCAGGTCTGGTTCCTCGCCGAGCACCTGGTGGTCACCCCCGAGACCGGGGCGTGA
- a CDS encoding VOC family protein, with the protein MKLRFARRVVPLVTAVAALAAVPTASATQSSPAKPPGTHLDFAVGPQYDTTHVYVSPGTEQAFVTSWTSTFGGTTIGPVSTQVTPTPSRTLSELIVSPVGTLSVFDYTTPVPYPFGTERTGWLVTDLDQAVRTARADGAAVTVAPFADPIGRDAVVQFPGGVNAQLYVHTTAPSYPAPASVPENRIYLPPDSVRAFLDSYLAFTRGRVVSDDRRADGAAIGLPGTTYRLIRLTSGFGATTVAVTDGHLPHPFGLETTGYGVPDLGATLGRARAAGATVLSGPVRADGRESAMVRFPGGYVAEIHAGR; encoded by the coding sequence GTGAAGCTTCGATTCGCCCGACGCGTGGTCCCGTTGGTGACGGCGGTCGCCGCACTGGCGGCGGTCCCCACCGCCTCGGCCACCCAGAGCAGCCCGGCGAAGCCGCCGGGCACGCACCTGGACTTCGCCGTCGGCCCGCAGTACGACACCACCCACGTGTACGTTTCGCCGGGCACCGAGCAGGCCTTCGTGACCAGTTGGACGTCCACCTTCGGCGGCACCACGATCGGCCCGGTCTCCACCCAGGTGACCCCGACACCCAGCCGGACGCTGTCCGAACTGATCGTCTCGCCGGTCGGCACGCTGTCGGTGTTCGACTACACCACGCCCGTGCCGTACCCGTTCGGCACCGAGCGCACCGGCTGGCTGGTGACCGACCTCGACCAGGCGGTCCGAACCGCCCGGGCCGACGGCGCGGCCGTCACCGTGGCGCCGTTCGCCGACCCGATCGGCCGGGACGCCGTCGTCCAGTTCCCCGGCGGGGTCAACGCCCAGCTGTACGTCCACACGACCGCGCCGTCCTACCCCGCCCCGGCGAGCGTGCCGGAGAACCGGATCTACCTGCCGCCGGACTCCGTCCGCGCCTTCTTGGACAGCTACCTCGCCTTCACCCGGGGCCGCGTCGTCTCCGACGACCGGCGGGCCGACGGCGCCGCCATCGGCCTGCCCGGGACGACGTACCGGCTGATCCGGCTCACCTCCGGCTTCGGCGCCACCACCGTCGCGGTGACGGACGGCCACCTGCCCCACCCGTTCGGCCTGGAGACCACCGGCTACGGCGTACCGGACCTCGGCGCGACCCTGGGCCGGGCCAGGGCGGCCGGCGCGACCGTGCTGTCGGGGCCGGTCCGCGCGGACGGACGGGAGAGCGCGATGGTCCGGTTCCCGGGCGGCTACGTCGCGGAGATCCACGCCGGCCGCTGA
- a CDS encoding GPR1/FUN34/YaaH family transporter — MMVAATREDERPGGPDPTVAGIETPTGTDPVAGTGAEPDLHAMTRITLRPIASPMPLGFFTVAISSVVIGSLQLGLIDSANRQAVALTVFSAFVLQLLVSVLAFGARDVIAATLMGGFAGAWLANGLVTSADAHGGAQVLGVMNLAFTVFAALMASVAKPKKVLWLLLLIAVPRYFVAGVYGLSGAAWLGHTAGALGLLLAAVAMYAAYALMLEELRGREALWIGRSGPVRDAMHAGLADQLNRLEQHAGVRRTL; from the coding sequence ATGATGGTGGCTGCAACGAGAGAAGACGAGCGGCCGGGCGGGCCGGACCCGACGGTGGCCGGGATCGAGACGCCCACGGGCACGGATCCGGTGGCCGGTACCGGAGCCGAGCCGGACCTGCACGCCATGACACGGATCACGCTGCGGCCCATCGCCTCGCCGATGCCCCTGGGCTTCTTCACGGTGGCCATCTCCTCCGTTGTGATCGGAAGCCTGCAGCTCGGCCTGATCGACAGTGCGAACCGGCAGGCCGTGGCGCTCACGGTCTTCTCCGCCTTCGTGCTCCAACTACTGGTCAGCGTCCTCGCGTTCGGCGCCCGTGACGTCATCGCGGCGACGCTGATGGGCGGATTCGCCGGCGCCTGGCTGGCCAACGGCCTGGTCACGTCGGCGGACGCCCACGGCGGGGCGCAGGTGCTCGGTGTGATGAACCTGGCGTTCACGGTCTTCGCCGCGCTGATGGCATCGGTGGCCAAGCCGAAGAAGGTGCTGTGGCTGCTCCTGCTGATCGCCGTACCGCGCTACTTCGTCGCCGGCGTCTACGGCCTCTCGGGCGCGGCCTGGCTGGGCCACACCGCCGGGGCACTCGGCTTGCTCCTCGCGGCGGTCGCGATGTACGCCGCCTACGCCCTGATGCTGGAGGAGCTCCGAGGCAGGGAGGCCCTGTGGATCGGACGCAGCGGTCCCGTGCGGGACGCCATGCACGCGGGACTGGCCGATCAGCTGAACCGGCTGGAACAGCATGCGGGTGTGCGCCGGACCCTGTAG
- a CDS encoding alpha/beta fold hydrolase: MHRSTPVPPTVVLVHGAFTDASSWSEVIGPLRAAGLTVHAPANPLRGPAHDAARVRSLLRELDTPVVLVGHGYGGAVITQPTDDADQVVALCYVAAFALDAGECVLDITNRFAPSPMADATVTTAFPSRPDSEVYIHAERFRQLYADDLSPAAGQALASAQRPIACDALTERSGSPAWADKPSWYAIATADRMLNPAAQRFMAQRIAATEYVLDASHAVPLSRPEAVVAMIREATGHATGTPGGV; the protein is encoded by the coding sequence ATGCACAGATCCACCCCCGTTCCGCCGACCGTCGTGCTGGTGCACGGGGCATTCACCGACGCCTCGTCCTGGTCCGAGGTCATCGGCCCGCTGCGCGCCGCCGGTTTGACGGTGCACGCCCCCGCGAACCCGCTGCGCGGCCCGGCGCATGACGCCGCGCGCGTCCGTAGCCTGCTGCGCGAGCTCGACACCCCCGTCGTCCTGGTCGGCCACGGCTACGGCGGCGCGGTGATCACCCAGCCGACCGATGACGCCGACCAGGTGGTCGCCCTGTGCTACGTCGCCGCGTTCGCCCTGGACGCCGGCGAGTGCGTGCTGGACATCACCAACCGCTTCGCCCCCTCCCCGATGGCCGACGCCACTGTCACCACAGCCTTCCCCTCCCGCCCCGACAGCGAGGTGTACATCCACGCGGAACGGTTCCGGCAGCTGTACGCCGACGACCTGTCACCCGCGGCCGGGCAGGCGCTTGCCTCAGCACAACGCCCGATAGCCTGCGACGCGCTGACCGAAAGATCGGGCTCGCCGGCCTGGGCGGACAAGCCGTCCTGGTACGCCATCGCGACCGCAGACCGGATGCTCAACCCCGCCGCCCAGCGCTTCATGGCCCAACGCATCGCGGCCACCGAGTACGTGCTGGACGCCTCGCACGCCGTCCCGCTCTCGCGGCCCGAAGCCGTGGTGGCGATGATCCGGGAGGCCACCGGGCACGCCACGGGTACTCCCGGGGGTGTTTAA
- a CDS encoding helix-turn-helix domain-containing protein gives MLETPAPEAETHLLDQVARGGGNGCIDILSPPPGTDPEDCLYVALHVHGAASVRRGAASTVLAPGDLLISATPHPAGLLQDSECRMVRFRIPCFYLGVRQGDVRRAGGLVARGNEGIGSLAFQFLRILATQARAHRARPGHHLALSASDIVAILVTELLAREDPEHPNGATELLSRIRAHIEQNLADPNLSPRSIARSHHISVRYLHKLFQQDGMTVGQWVRRRRLEACRRELGRPSRRQASVSAVAHRWGFVSHSHFSRAFRDAFGVSPREWQAYATRTEGIHSAS, from the coding sequence ATGCTCGAAACCCCCGCGCCCGAAGCCGAAACCCACCTGCTCGACCAGGTCGCCCGCGGCGGCGGCAACGGCTGCATCGACATCCTCTCGCCGCCGCCCGGAACCGATCCCGAGGACTGCCTCTACGTCGCCCTGCACGTCCACGGTGCGGCCTCCGTTCGACGCGGCGCGGCCAGCACCGTGCTGGCCCCGGGGGACCTGCTGATCAGTGCCACCCCCCACCCGGCGGGCCTGTTGCAGGACTCCGAGTGCCGGATGGTCCGCTTCCGCATCCCCTGCTTCTACCTGGGCGTCCGGCAGGGCGATGTCCGGCGCGCGGGCGGGCTGGTGGCGCGGGGGAACGAGGGGATCGGCTCGCTCGCCTTCCAGTTCCTCCGCATCCTGGCCACCCAGGCGCGGGCCCACCGGGCCCGGCCAGGCCACCACCTCGCGCTCAGTGCCTCCGACATCGTCGCCATCCTGGTGACCGAGCTGCTCGCCCGGGAGGACCCGGAACACCCCAACGGCGCGACCGAGTTGCTGTCCCGGATCCGCGCCCACATCGAGCAGAACCTCGCCGACCCGAACCTCTCGCCCAGATCGATCGCCCGCTCGCACCACATCTCGGTGCGCTACCTCCACAAGCTCTTCCAGCAGGACGGGATGACCGTGGGCCAGTGGGTGCGACGGCGTCGGCTGGAGGCCTGCCGTCGGGAGCTGGGGCGCCCGTCCCGTCGGCAGGCCAGTGTGTCCGCCGTCGCGCACCGCTGGGGCTTCGTCAGCCACTCCCACTTCAGCCGGGCGTTCCGCGACGCCTTCGGCGTCTCGCCCCGCGAGTGGCAGGCCTACGCCACCCGGACCGAGGGAATCCACTCCGCCTCCTGA
- a CDS encoding dihydrolipoyl dehydrogenase family protein, translating into MSGTDEFDLVVLGAGPTGENLADRARAGGLSVAIVERELVGGECSYWACMPSKALLRPPAALREAQRLPGARAAVGDGLDADAVLRRRDDFASLWRDDGQVAWLESAGITLVRGHGRLDGERRVVVDVPGGGRRILTARHAVAVCTGTGAALPDLPGIEHTGVWTSREATSAPEAPGRLAVVGGGVVAVEMATAWSALGSRVTLLVREQALLPRLEPFAGQLVAEALRESGVDLRFGASVTGLARDGEVVLDLGEHGELRADEVLFATGRRPATGDLGLETVGLEPGGWIEVDDTGLAVGVAGGWLYAAGDVNRRALLTHQGKYQGRVFGAVIADRAAGRELDLAPWGRSVATADRTAVPQVVFTDPEVASVGLTLAEATATGRRVRAVDYRIGNVAGAALYADGYRGQARAVIDLDRETVVGATFVGSAVAELLHSATVAVAGEVPLSRLWHAVPAYPTISEVWLRLLEAWRG; encoded by the coding sequence ATGAGCGGAACCGACGAGTTCGACCTCGTGGTGCTGGGTGCCGGTCCGACCGGGGAGAACCTCGCCGATCGCGCGCGGGCCGGCGGGCTGAGCGTGGCGATCGTCGAACGCGAGCTCGTGGGCGGCGAGTGCTCGTACTGGGCGTGCATGCCGAGCAAGGCGCTGCTCCGGCCGCCGGCCGCGCTGCGGGAGGCGCAGCGGCTGCCGGGCGCGCGGGCGGCGGTCGGGGACGGGCTGGATGCCGACGCGGTGCTGCGGCGCCGGGACGACTTCGCCTCGCTGTGGCGGGACGACGGCCAAGTGGCCTGGCTGGAGTCCGCCGGGATCACGCTGGTCCGCGGGCACGGCCGGCTGGACGGCGAGCGACGGGTCGTGGTGGACGTCCCCGGCGGGGGCCGCCGCATCCTGACCGCACGTCACGCCGTGGCCGTCTGTACCGGCACCGGTGCAGCCCTGCCCGACCTGCCGGGCATCGAGCACACGGGTGTGTGGACCAGTCGCGAGGCGACCAGCGCACCCGAGGCCCCCGGCCGGCTGGCCGTCGTCGGCGGCGGCGTCGTCGCCGTGGAGATGGCCACGGCCTGGAGCGCGCTGGGCAGCCGGGTGACCCTGCTGGTCCGGGAACAGGCCCTCCTGCCGCGACTGGAGCCCTTCGCCGGTCAGCTGGTGGCCGAGGCGCTTCGGGAGTCCGGGGTCGACCTGCGGTTCGGGGCGTCGGTGACCGGCCTGGCCCGGGACGGCGAGGTCGTCCTGGACCTCGGCGAGCATGGCGAACTGCGGGCCGACGAGGTGCTGTTCGCCACCGGACGGCGGCCCGCGACCGGCGATCTGGGGCTGGAGACGGTCGGGCTGGAGCCCGGCGGATGGATCGAGGTGGACGACACCGGGCTGGCCGTGGGCGTGGCCGGCGGCTGGCTCTACGCGGCCGGCGACGTCAACCGCCGCGCGCTGCTGACCCATCAGGGCAAGTACCAGGGCCGGGTCTTCGGCGCGGTGATCGCCGACCGGGCGGCCGGCCGTGAACTCGACCTCGCGCCCTGGGGGCGCAGCGTCGCGACCGCCGACCGGACGGCCGTGCCCCAGGTGGTCTTCACCGACCCGGAGGTCGCCTCGGTCGGCCTCACCCTCGCCGAGGCAACCGCGACCGGCCGGCGCGTGCGGGCCGTCGACTACCGAATCGGCAACGTGGCGGGGGCCGCGCTGTACGCCGACGGGTACCGCGGGCAGGCCAGGGCCGTCATCGACCTGGACCGGGAGACCGTGGTGGGGGCGACCTTCGTCGGATCCGCGGTCGCGGAACTGCTCCACTCGGCGACCGTCGCCGTCGCCGGGGAGGTACCGCTCAGCCGGCTCTGGCACGCGGTACCCGCCTACCCGACCATCAGCGAGGTCTGGCTGCGCCTGCTGGAGGCCTGGCGCGGCTGA
- a CDS encoding helix-turn-helix transcriptional regulator — translation MAGSGGPLSHRGLRGREAELARLQALITSVAGTGSGGLALIQGEPGIGKTTLLAEAASRAAAAGFSVGLGKADELHHIVPFSSLAASILHGDRPLLSGDDLADLARGHDQRIWLVERLAEVIEARATDAPVLIGLDDVQWADALSRFALQQLPTRLRTSPVLWMLTARREPAGPAEEIVAAAAGGLPTVTVPLGPLSGAAIGQLADDTLGPAVETWVRDLLDGAGGNPFLAVEMLAGLRAADASQDVMPSRLVVGVRGRLRSLQPDTLRFLQMGAVLGRRFGFDDAAALCDRPAAALLPALEEAVRAGLLDDDGDQLVFRHDLLRQAVYADIPPSARKALHREAARRLVTAGRQPADAVPHILRGAVPGDEEAVALLRRAADDVLAVTPGPAADMMLRALELSPAAGKLKFDVGEQTILCLARAGRNREALETGDRLLADRPPLDTFGRLQSALGGALWTMDLAEELRRRAETALAAGGSAPEICARLAALRALALSRGRDLATAREAGETALRTATAIGDREAHVLALSGLGEIALNAGENAVALERFAALSAIDSAFLPEEVVAHVHVDDFASGERLLLRAADRGGTVRQAMLLWAQGQHDLGLGRLDDAEADFVTMERLEDEVRVPVQQVNGRVIRSRIALLRGDREAAREHLLAAREQLAVKPNPGNTAAVHFLEAVHAEADGDVALAVDRIRRVQQQGPFMRWRLLRDWVDAAVRMSLRGGERQLAEDLAAQAEAHAGRNPSVPTAIGVAAHARGLVRNDPAVLEQAVDLLGASPRPLTRAAAHADLGRALLGAGRRRRAAAALAHARDTFAESGAHAAAAQVQRVLVGAGADTRRTATVQRPVQGWGALTASEEKVARLIAQGHTNRSAADVLVVSPHTVNTHLTSVFRKLSIGSRVQLANLVASLPEA, via the coding sequence ATGGCAGGGTCAGGCGGTCCGCTGTCCCATCGCGGTCTGCGCGGCCGGGAGGCCGAACTCGCACGGCTCCAGGCGCTGATCACCTCGGTGGCCGGCACCGGGAGTGGCGGACTGGCCCTGATCCAGGGGGAACCGGGCATCGGCAAGACCACCCTTCTCGCCGAGGCCGCCTCCCGAGCCGCCGCGGCGGGGTTCTCCGTGGGCCTCGGCAAGGCCGATGAACTGCACCACATCGTGCCGTTCTCGTCGCTGGCGGCCAGCATCCTGCACGGCGACCGGCCGCTGCTGTCCGGAGACGACCTCGCCGATCTCGCCCGCGGCCACGACCAGCGGATCTGGCTCGTGGAGCGCCTGGCGGAGGTGATCGAGGCCCGGGCCACAGACGCGCCGGTGCTGATCGGTCTGGACGACGTGCAATGGGCCGACGCGCTGAGCCGCTTCGCCCTGCAGCAGTTGCCGACCCGCCTGCGGACCTCGCCGGTCCTGTGGATGCTGACTGCACGCCGGGAGCCGGCCGGCCCGGCCGAGGAGATCGTGGCGGCCGCCGCCGGCGGCCTTCCCACGGTCACGGTGCCCCTGGGCCCGCTGTCCGGCGCGGCCATCGGTCAACTCGCCGACGACACGCTCGGACCGGCGGTCGAGACGTGGGTGCGGGACCTGCTCGACGGCGCCGGCGGGAACCCGTTCCTGGCGGTCGAGATGCTGGCCGGACTGCGGGCCGCCGACGCCTCGCAGGACGTCATGCCCTCCCGGCTCGTGGTCGGCGTGCGCGGCAGGCTCCGGTCCCTGCAGCCCGACACGCTGCGCTTTCTCCAGATGGGCGCGGTGCTGGGCCGCCGGTTCGGCTTCGACGACGCCGCCGCGCTCTGCGACCGCCCGGCCGCCGCCCTGCTCCCGGCGCTCGAGGAGGCGGTGCGCGCCGGGCTCCTGGACGACGACGGCGACCAGTTGGTCTTCCGGCACGATCTGCTGCGCCAGGCGGTGTACGCCGACATCCCGCCGTCGGCCCGCAAGGCCCTGCACCGCGAGGCCGCCCGCCGCCTGGTCACCGCGGGCCGGCAGCCGGCTGACGCCGTGCCGCACATCCTCCGGGGCGCCGTGCCCGGGGACGAGGAGGCCGTGGCACTGCTGCGGCGAGCGGCCGACGACGTGCTGGCCGTCACCCCCGGCCCGGCGGCCGACATGATGTTGCGCGCCCTCGAACTGTCGCCAGCAGCAGGAAAGTTGAAGTTCGATGTGGGCGAGCAGACGATCCTCTGCCTGGCCCGGGCCGGCCGCAACCGCGAGGCGCTGGAGACCGGTGACCGGCTCTTGGCCGACCGGCCTCCACTGGACACCTTCGGCCGGCTTCAGTCCGCCCTGGGCGGGGCGCTGTGGACCATGGACCTCGCCGAGGAACTGCGCCGCCGGGCCGAGACCGCGCTCGCCGCGGGCGGCTCCGCCCCGGAGATCTGCGCCCGGCTGGCCGCCCTGCGCGCCCTGGCCCTGTCCCGGGGCCGTGACCTGGCCACGGCGAGGGAGGCCGGCGAGACCGCGCTGCGGACCGCCACCGCGATCGGCGACCGGGAGGCCCATGTGCTGGCCCTGTCGGGGCTGGGCGAGATCGCGCTGAACGCGGGGGAGAACGCGGTCGCGCTGGAGCGCTTCGCCGCGCTGAGCGCCATCGACTCCGCCTTCCTCCCCGAGGAGGTCGTCGCGCACGTGCATGTGGACGACTTCGCTTCCGGTGAGCGCCTGCTCCTCCGGGCGGCGGACCGGGGCGGCACGGTGCGTCAGGCCATGCTGCTGTGGGCCCAGGGCCAGCACGACCTGGGGCTCGGCCGACTCGACGACGCAGAGGCCGACTTCGTGACCATGGAACGCCTGGAGGACGAGGTGCGGGTGCCCGTCCAGCAGGTGAACGGTCGGGTGATCCGCTCCCGGATCGCCCTGCTGCGCGGCGACCGCGAGGCGGCCCGGGAGCACCTGCTAGCCGCCCGGGAGCAGCTGGCCGTCAAACCGAACCCCGGTAACACGGCCGCGGTGCACTTCCTGGAGGCCGTCCACGCCGAGGCCGACGGGGACGTCGCACTCGCCGTCGACCGGATCCGCCGGGTTCAGCAGCAGGGGCCCTTCATGCGGTGGCGCCTGCTGCGCGACTGGGTCGACGCCGCGGTCCGGATGTCCCTGCGCGGCGGGGAGCGGCAGCTCGCCGAGGACCTGGCCGCGCAGGCCGAGGCCCACGCCGGACGCAACCCGTCCGTGCCGACCGCCATCGGCGTCGCGGCGCACGCCCGTGGGCTCGTACGGAACGACCCCGCCGTGCTCGAACAGGCCGTGGACCTGCTCGGGGCGAGCCCCCGCCCGCTGACCCGGGCCGCTGCCCACGCCGATCTCGGCCGGGCCCTCCTGGGCGCGGGGCGACGACGCCGGGCGGCGGCCGCGCTGGCGCACGCCCGGGACACGTTCGCCGAGTCGGGCGCCCACGCCGCGGCGGCACAGGTCCAGCGCGTCCTGGTGGGCGCCGGGGCCGACACCCGTCGGACGGCGACCGTGCAGCGCCCCGTCCAGGGCTGGGGTGCCCTCACGGCCTCGGAGGAGAAGGTCGCGCGCCTCATCGCCCAGGGCCACACCAACCGGTCGGCCGCCGACGTGCTGGTGGTGTCCCCGCACACCGTCAACACCCATCTGACGTCCGTGTTCCGCAAGCTGTCGATCGGCTCCCGGGTCCAGCTCGCCAACCTGGTCGCCTCCCTGCCCGAGGCCTGA
- a CDS encoding SsgA family sporulation/cell division regulator encodes MPAHQSRPSSSQPRPEAACTEILLDARLVLGEHESFDVPVRLGYRSDDPIAVALEFLGPAAEAGVWQFSRDLLWEGLQRPAGHGDVRIWPPCTCHGRAALRVMLRNRDEVVLIDLPSRQVRRWLRRETFALVPPGTEADAIDWDAVLPGHTG; translated from the coding sequence TTGCCTGCCCACCAGTCGCGGCCCAGCTCCTCCCAGCCCCGCCCGGAGGCCGCCTGCACCGAGATCCTCCTCGACGCCCGACTCGTCCTGGGCGAGCACGAGTCCTTCGACGTCCCCGTGCGCCTGGGCTACCGCAGCGACGACCCGATCGCCGTCGCGCTCGAGTTCCTCGGCCCGGCCGCCGAGGCGGGCGTCTGGCAGTTCTCCCGCGACCTCCTCTGGGAGGGACTGCAGCGGCCGGCCGGCCACGGCGACGTCAGGATCTGGCCCCCCTGCACCTGCCACGGCCGGGCGGCCCTGCGCGTCATGCTCCGCAACCGCGACGAGGTCGTCCTGATCGACCTCCCGTCCCGTCAGGTGCGTCGCTGGCTCCGCCGGGAGACCTTCGCCCTCGTCCCCCCGGGTACCGAAGCCGACGCGATCGACTGGGACGCCGTGCTGCCCGGCCACACCGGCTGA
- a CDS encoding alpha/beta fold hydrolase: MPFITVGQENSTSIDLYYEDHGTGQPVVLIHGFPLSGHSWERQSAELLDAGYRVITYDRRGFGQSSQPTTGYDYDTFAADLNTVLETLDLHDAVLVGFSMGTGEVARYVSTYGSARVAKVAFLASLEPFLLKTDDNPDGVATKDFFDGIVAAVKADRYAYYTAFYQDFYNLDENLGSRISEEAVRNSWDVAASGGSFAASAAPTTWYTDFRADIPRIDVPTLILHGTGDRILPVENTARPFHRALPSAEYVEIEGAPHGLLWTHAEEVNTALLAFLAK, translated from the coding sequence ATGCCGTTCATCACCGTTGGCCAGGAGAACTCCACCTCCATCGACCTCTACTACGAGGACCACGGCACCGGGCAGCCCGTCGTCCTCATCCACGGATTCCCGCTGAGCGGACACTCCTGGGAGCGGCAGAGCGCCGAACTGCTGGACGCCGGCTACCGGGTCATCACCTACGACCGGCGCGGCTTCGGTCAGTCCTCGCAGCCGACCACCGGCTACGACTACGACACCTTCGCCGCGGACCTCAACACCGTGCTGGAGACCCTCGACCTGCACGACGCCGTGCTGGTCGGCTTCTCGATGGGCACCGGCGAGGTCGCCCGCTACGTGTCCACCTACGGTTCGGCCCGCGTCGCCAAGGTCGCCTTCCTCGCCTCCCTGGAGCCGTTCCTGCTGAAGACCGACGACAACCCGGACGGCGTCGCCACGAAGGACTTCTTCGACGGCATCGTCGCCGCCGTGAAGGCCGACCGGTACGCCTACTACACCGCCTTCTACCAGGACTTCTACAACCTGGACGAGAACCTCGGCAGCCGGATCAGCGAGGAGGCCGTCCGCAACAGCTGGGACGTCGCGGCGAGCGGCGGCTCCTTCGCCGCCTCGGCCGCCCCGACCACCTGGTACACGGACTTCCGCGCGGACATCCCGCGCATCGACGTCCCCACCCTGATCCTGCACGGCACCGGCGACCGCATCCTGCCCGTGGAGAACACCGCCCGGCCGTTCCACCGCGCGCTGCCCTCCGCCGAGTACGTGGAGATCGAGGGCGCGCCGCACGGCCTGCTGTGGACCCACGCCGAGGAGGTCAACACCGCGCTGCTCGCCTTCCTCGCGAAGTGA